In a single window of the Pseudobacteriovorax antillogorgiicola genome:
- a CDS encoding MlaE family ABC transporter permease — protein MSQTQAEQNIVEQGISSFGQKILSGLASIGEVTIFIKESVVQVVRPPFRFRLVLQQMEFIGNQSLTIVLICGFFIGAAVSLQVGTIFVIFGAEGMLGAANGKALSRELSPLITGFLLAGRAGASMTAEIASMKVNEQIDAMESMAVDPINYLVAPRLIASVIMLPLLVSIFNLVGQMASVVIGIFVFNIDQGAFFEKMVNIVSPSDIWSGLQKAIIFGGIIALFACRFGLTAKGGAKGVGQATTNSVVTILLVLLLVDFITTYIQIVL, from the coding sequence TTGAGTCAGACACAAGCAGAGCAAAATATTGTCGAACAGGGTATCTCATCATTTGGCCAAAAAATTCTCTCAGGCCTTGCATCTATTGGCGAAGTTACTATTTTTATTAAAGAATCTGTGGTGCAAGTGGTTCGCCCGCCGTTTCGATTTCGCCTTGTGCTCCAACAGATGGAGTTCATAGGTAATCAATCTCTCACAATTGTTCTGATATGCGGGTTTTTCATCGGCGCTGCGGTGAGTCTTCAGGTGGGAACGATCTTTGTCATTTTTGGTGCAGAAGGCATGTTAGGTGCAGCCAACGGCAAAGCTCTGTCGCGGGAGTTAAGCCCCTTGATCACTGGCTTCTTGCTAGCGGGTCGTGCGGGGGCGTCCATGACAGCAGAAATCGCATCAATGAAGGTCAATGAGCAGATCGACGCCATGGAGTCGATGGCTGTGGACCCAATCAATTATCTTGTGGCACCTCGGCTGATAGCGAGTGTCATCATGTTGCCCCTGCTGGTTTCCATCTTCAACCTCGTAGGGCAGATGGCATCAGTGGTGATTGGGATTTTTGTTTTCAATATCGATCAAGGGGCCTTTTTCGAAAAGATGGTGAATATCGTCAGCCCTAGTGATATTTGGAGTGGGCTTCAAAAGGCTATTATTTTCGGTGGCATTATCGCATTGTTCGCTTGCCGCTTTGGTTTAACGGCTAAGGGTGGAGCTAAAGGTGTGGGGCAGGCAACAACGAATTCAGTTGTTACAATCTTACTTGTCCTTCTGCTTGTAGACTTCATCACAACCTATATACAGATAGTGCTTTAG
- a CDS encoding ABC transporter ATP-binding protein, which translates to MIRFEHVTKQFGSFKVLDDLDVEIPKGKITVIIGKSGEGKSVTIKHIMGLLKPTKGRVFVDGEDITDFEIEDLKRIRRKIGMLFQHAALFDSLSVFENVAFPVLEHENVPFDELKDRVGEVLDMVGLPGIEKKFPGELSTGEKKRVGLARALIHKPKIILYDEPTTGMDPLVSEMIDELIVAVNQNNPELTSVVISHDLKAALDISENVVMLYKGKVQLAASPEEFRNTSDPVIRQFFSGKVDGPMEFM; encoded by the coding sequence ATGATTAGGTTTGAACACGTAACAAAGCAATTTGGTTCCTTTAAAGTTCTTGATGATCTTGATGTCGAGATTCCTAAAGGCAAGATCACTGTCATCATTGGCAAGTCCGGTGAAGGAAAGTCGGTGACGATCAAGCACATCATGGGTCTTCTAAAGCCCACCAAAGGCCGGGTTTTTGTGGATGGCGAGGATATTACTGACTTTGAGATCGAGGACCTGAAGAGGATTCGTCGCAAGATTGGAATGTTATTTCAGCACGCAGCGTTGTTCGATAGTCTTTCTGTCTTTGAAAACGTGGCATTTCCAGTTTTAGAGCATGAAAACGTTCCATTTGATGAACTCAAAGATCGGGTCGGAGAGGTCTTGGACATGGTCGGCCTCCCTGGAATCGAAAAAAAATTTCCTGGTGAACTGTCTACCGGAGAAAAAAAGAGGGTTGGCCTCGCCAGGGCATTAATTCACAAGCCTAAAATCATTCTTTATGACGAGCCGACGACGGGAATGGACCCCTTGGTTTCAGAGATGATTGACGAGCTGATTGTCGCTGTGAATCAAAATAACCCAGAACTGACATCGGTGGTGATTTCTCACGACTTGAAAGCTGCCTTGGATATTTCAGAAAATGTTGTCATGCTTTATAAAGGTAAGGTTCAGTTGGCTGCTAGCCCCGAAGAATTTCGCAATACAAGTGATCCTGTGATCCGTCAGTTCTTTTCGGGCAAGGTCGATGGTCCCATGGAGTTTATGTGA
- a CDS encoding MlaD family protein, with protein MGDRSLEYKVGFFSLLGIAATVLAVFVLRPDMFSRQDMNTYYTILKDATGILEKTHVKTNGVTIGKVAYIRLDENATRVGMEINEDVFIPEGSKVIVRTVGFLGDKFIEIKRPSNVTNPVPDQSFIPQATDASDLGEVIALIGSIAKDIKKVTSNLAAVLGDREGEESIARIVENIERFTEDARGILEDNRDDVRDLVANIREFSESANDVLDQKNRDRIERILANFDDSMVEVRGATKNINLIAQKVEKGEGTLGRLINDDDTLTEVEGAIKDIRKVLAPVTKLEVAVDTNTYIRRDNTAQTYFNLKFRTRPDAYYLIGFTDFSERTRDTTVETLDGDSTDGVVRSKETIVEDSELRFNLQIAKRWGNLGARLGLFDSTGGVAGDLYFFRDRLRVSLEVYDFADKDSEVRELAHVKAYANILFFDHIYAMMGIDDPTRIDPETGSVNKELNYFFGAGLTFNDQDLKSLFGMAAIATGG; from the coding sequence ATGGGTGATCGTTCGTTAGAATATAAAGTTGGATTTTTCTCACTGCTCGGTATTGCTGCGACGGTACTTGCGGTATTTGTCTTGCGGCCAGATATGTTCAGCCGGCAAGACATGAACACGTACTATACCATACTTAAGGATGCTACCGGCATTCTGGAAAAAACCCATGTAAAAACAAACGGAGTGACCATCGGTAAAGTTGCTTATATTCGCTTGGATGAGAACGCGACCCGGGTGGGAATGGAAATCAATGAAGACGTCTTTATTCCTGAAGGCTCGAAAGTCATAGTTCGGACGGTTGGTTTTTTGGGTGACAAATTCATCGAAATTAAGAGACCGAGCAATGTCACCAACCCTGTTCCTGACCAAAGCTTTATCCCTCAGGCTACCGATGCATCGGACCTGGGTGAGGTGATCGCCTTGATTGGCTCCATTGCCAAGGATATTAAGAAGGTCACCTCAAATCTGGCAGCAGTCCTAGGAGATCGAGAAGGGGAAGAAAGCATTGCTCGAATTGTTGAAAACATTGAGCGATTTACCGAAGATGCCCGCGGAATATTAGAAGATAATCGAGATGATGTCCGAGACTTAGTGGCCAACATTCGGGAGTTTTCGGAGTCTGCAAACGATGTTCTGGATCAAAAAAACAGAGATCGGATCGAGCGTATTCTGGCTAACTTTGATGACTCGATGGTTGAGGTGCGGGGTGCTACCAAGAACATCAACCTCATCGCTCAAAAGGTGGAGAAGGGTGAAGGCACCCTGGGGCGATTGATCAACGATGACGATACTTTGACCGAGGTTGAGGGGGCGATCAAGGATATCCGCAAGGTTCTTGCACCTGTAACGAAGCTCGAAGTTGCCGTTGATACCAATACCTATATTCGTCGTGATAACACGGCGCAGACATACTTCAACTTGAAGTTTAGAACCCGGCCTGATGCATACTACCTTATTGGTTTTACAGACTTTTCTGAAAGAACACGGGACACTACCGTAGAAACTCTCGATGGCGACTCAACGGACGGGGTTGTTCGTAGCAAGGAGACTATTGTCGAAGACAGTGAGCTTCGTTTTAATCTACAAATCGCCAAGCGGTGGGGCAATTTAGGAGCTCGCCTTGGTCTTTTTGATTCAACTGGAGGTGTGGCAGGGGATCTGTACTTCTTCCGCGATCGCCTGCGGGTTTCCTTGGAAGTATATGATTTCGCAGATAAAGATAGTGAAGTTAGGGAGCTTGCCCATGTCAAAGCCTACGCTAACATCCTATTTTTCGACCATATTTATGCCATGATGGGTATCGACGATCCCACTCGCATAGATCCTGAAACAGGGAGCGTCAACAAGGAGCTAAACTACTTCTTTGGTGCTGGCTTGACCTTCAATGACCAGGATTTGAAGTCACTGTTCGGAATGGCTGCCATTGCAACAGGGGGCTAA
- a CDS encoding carboxy terminal-processing peptidase: protein MTKLKAVHWRTLLLAGLFSFSLFQPGKALSLSCSEVRQLTLLYFKMHFSYSNFDDEISSRTLENFVKAWDPWKLYFYKSDVEEIRSKYSKKLDDMIYGDLDCSAVDFIMNRYSKRLKERHKHVSALLKKKYDFTVDEYMMVDRDKLDFGSSTEEVNERWRKRVKFQLLNLKTSVGDVEKAKEKLEKRYELALKRHNELTKDRVLGIFLNSFSASLDPHSSYMPAEELEDFRIRTRLSLEGIGASLRSEDGFTIVVSLVKGGAAKKGGLLRVNDKIIAVAQGDGEPVDVIDMDLQEVVKKIRGARGTIVKLTVIRETSKKSQKLVIPIVRERIQLVEQQASSEVIEVVSSNANGRAGKKLKIGVLTLPSFYIDFEGRQKRLSNYRSSANDAKREIRKLQEQKIDALVVDLRNNGGGSLEESINMAGIFFDEGPVVQIKTGDGEVETYYDRDGRTYYDGPLLVMINRHSASASEIFAGAIQDYDRGLIVGDHHTFGKGTVQNLNDLAPKLGAIKVTVNQFYRASGASTQLEGVVADINLPSLVDELEIGEKFYDYALPYEKIKTAKYKEFKLVDRYLPEIKKRSEMRVEKDPKFKEVRDEIEKFTKNKEERSRVSLKEKKDDEEKEDEKLAEEENTDEEYSLQDDIYMQETLKIASDYISLLKGKKPVGSPSIPVLVEKAKPAKASKAVSENSKKEEKK from the coding sequence ATGACTAAACTTAAGGCTGTCCATTGGCGTACCCTTCTGCTTGCAGGGCTCTTCAGTTTTTCCCTGTTTCAGCCTGGGAAGGCCTTATCCTTATCCTGCTCTGAAGTCAGGCAGCTGACCCTTCTTTACTTCAAGATGCACTTCTCATACAGTAACTTCGACGACGAGATTAGCTCAAGGACTCTTGAGAATTTCGTAAAAGCTTGGGATCCTTGGAAACTGTATTTCTACAAAAGCGACGTCGAGGAAATTCGCAGTAAGTATTCTAAGAAGCTGGATGATATGATCTATGGCGATCTCGACTGCAGCGCTGTAGATTTCATTATGAATCGCTACTCAAAGCGACTCAAAGAACGCCACAAGCACGTGAGCGCCCTTCTTAAGAAAAAGTACGACTTTACAGTTGATGAGTACATGATGGTCGATCGCGATAAGCTAGATTTTGGCAGCTCGACTGAAGAAGTCAACGAACGCTGGCGCAAGCGCGTGAAGTTCCAGCTCCTAAACTTAAAAACCAGCGTCGGCGACGTTGAGAAGGCCAAGGAAAAGTTAGAGAAACGCTATGAGTTGGCTCTTAAACGCCATAATGAGCTAACAAAAGATCGAGTGCTTGGAATCTTTCTCAATTCTTTTTCTGCTTCTCTCGACCCTCACTCCAGTTATATGCCTGCCGAAGAACTTGAGGATTTTAGAATTCGGACCCGTCTTTCTCTTGAGGGTATCGGTGCGAGTCTTCGATCTGAAGATGGCTTTACCATAGTTGTGAGCCTAGTCAAAGGTGGTGCTGCCAAGAAAGGTGGCCTGCTGCGGGTGAACGATAAAATTATCGCGGTTGCCCAAGGGGACGGTGAGCCGGTCGACGTGATCGATATGGATCTTCAAGAAGTGGTTAAAAAAATTCGCGGCGCCCGAGGCACTATTGTGAAGCTGACGGTGATTCGGGAAACGTCGAAGAAGTCACAAAAGCTAGTGATTCCCATTGTCCGAGAGCGGATTCAATTGGTGGAGCAACAGGCCTCTTCAGAGGTGATCGAAGTTGTTTCATCTAATGCGAACGGTCGAGCTGGCAAGAAGCTGAAGATCGGCGTGTTGACCCTCCCATCATTTTACATCGATTTTGAAGGGCGCCAAAAAAGGTTGAGTAACTACCGTTCGTCAGCGAACGATGCGAAGCGAGAAATCCGAAAACTCCAAGAGCAAAAGATCGATGCACTTGTGGTCGACCTTCGAAATAATGGGGGAGGATCATTGGAAGAATCGATCAACATGGCTGGGATTTTCTTCGATGAAGGCCCTGTTGTGCAAATCAAGACAGGTGACGGCGAAGTTGAAACCTACTACGATCGTGATGGTCGGACCTATTACGACGGCCCACTTCTAGTCATGATCAATCGCCACTCCGCAAGCGCTTCAGAGATTTTCGCGGGAGCGATTCAAGATTATGATCGTGGCTTGATCGTCGGCGATCACCACACATTTGGAAAAGGTACCGTTCAGAACTTGAACGACTTAGCTCCTAAGCTCGGTGCTATCAAGGTGACCGTTAATCAGTTTTATCGAGCATCTGGTGCCAGTACTCAGCTTGAAGGCGTTGTGGCTGATATCAACTTGCCCAGTCTTGTCGATGAGCTTGAAATTGGTGAAAAGTTCTACGACTACGCCTTGCCCTACGAGAAAATTAAAACTGCAAAGTATAAAGAGTTTAAGCTTGTGGATCGCTACCTACCAGAGATCAAGAAGCGTAGTGAGATGAGGGTTGAAAAAGATCCAAAGTTTAAGGAAGTGCGAGATGAGATTGAAAAATTCACCAAGAATAAAGAAGAACGCTCCCGTGTAAGCTTAAAAGAGAAGAAGGATGATGAGGAGAAAGAGGACGAAAAATTAGCGGAAGAGGAAAATACTGATGAAGAGTACTCTTTGCAAGATGATATCTACATGCAAGAAACTTTAAAGATAGCTTCAGACTATATCAGTCTTCTCAAAGGCAAAAAGCCAGTGGGAAGTCCTTCAATTCCGGTTCTTGTGGAAAAGGCGAAGCCTGCCAAGGCATCGAAAGCTGTGTCTGAAAACTCTAAGAAAGAAGAGAAGAAGTAA